The following proteins come from a genomic window of Pseudomonas sp. WJP1:
- a CDS encoding fumarylacetoacetate hydrolase family protein: MDAHLIESLGDELFNALQARQSLTPLTQRYPAISLDEAYRISLRFLARREALGEQVIGKKIGVTSRAVQEMLDVHQPDFGFLTDRMQVADGSDISFAAHRLVQPRAEGEIAFVLGEDLQGTDISADDVLSASEWVLPCFEIVDSRIQNWQIRIQDTVADNASCGVFALGQQRVNPRELDLAKVQLQMFKNGYHVGSGLGSAVQGHPCAAVAWLANTLGKLGIPFRKGEIILSGALAPLVPVAPGDIISLSLSGLGEMHLNFVP; the protein is encoded by the coding sequence ATGGATGCGCACCTGATTGAATCCTTGGGCGACGAACTGTTCAACGCCCTTCAAGCACGCCAAAGCCTGACGCCGCTGACCCAGCGCTACCCGGCCATCAGCCTCGATGAGGCCTACCGAATTTCCCTGCGCTTCCTGGCCCGGCGTGAAGCCCTGGGTGAGCAGGTGATCGGCAAGAAGATCGGCGTTACCAGCCGCGCCGTACAAGAAATGCTGGATGTCCATCAACCGGATTTCGGCTTTCTGACCGACCGTATGCAGGTCGCCGATGGCAGCGACATCAGCTTTGCCGCACACCGTCTGGTGCAACCGCGGGCCGAAGGCGAGATCGCCTTTGTACTTGGTGAAGACCTGCAAGGTACCGACATCAGCGCCGACGATGTGCTGTCGGCCAGCGAGTGGGTCTTGCCGTGTTTCGAGATTGTCGATTCGCGGATCCAGAACTGGCAGATCCGCATTCAGGACACCGTTGCCGACAACGCCTCCTGCGGCGTGTTCGCCCTCGGCCAGCAACGCGTCAATCCCCGTGAACTGGACCTGGCGAAGGTCCAGTTGCAGATGTTCAAGAACGGCTACCACGTGGGCAGCGGCCTGGGCTCAGCGGTGCAAGGCCACCCCTGCGCCGCCGTGGCCTGGCTGGCCAATACCCTGGGCAAGCTGGGCATCCCCTTTCGCAAGGGTGAAATCATTCTGTCCGGTGCCCTGGCACCGCTGGTACCGGTCGCCCCGGGAGACATCATCAGCCTGTCGCTGAGCGGCCTGGGCGAGATGCACTTGAATTTCGTGCCCTGA
- a CDS encoding coniferyl aldehyde dehydrogenase, with product MSCAISSVDGLSALLLDQKAAFNAQGAVGAPQRRERIQRVIDMLVAHHQALAEAMDSDFGGRPQGFSLMNDVLGSLGSLKHARDHLEGWMQDEPRQVFSPYDHLGARAWVMYQPKGTVGILGTWNAPLYTLLSPLASALAAGNRAILKPSEVVPRTAALVAKLFSELFDPLEVAVVTGGADLAQAFTAQPFDHLVFTGSTAVAKSVMRNAADNLVPVTLELGGKSPVIVGRSAELGTAAFRIALSKTTNSGQVCINPDLVYVPREQLESFLDVFASVYRELIPEVSDNPDVVAVVNAQHLDRVENLVQQARHAGARVESLPHAQPADPQNRRRPLQLVIDPPQDSLIMHEEIFGPAMVVLPYDDVEQVIAHINGRPRPLALYYFGDDAREQDHVLTHTLSGGVTLNDVMMHAALHDAPFGGVGASGMGHYHGREGFIEFSHLRTVLKAPEHDPRREWGLLPPYSEHFLAAMVAQITPD from the coding sequence ATGAGTTGTGCAATTTCATCGGTCGACGGTCTGTCGGCCCTGTTGCTTGATCAAAAAGCTGCGTTCAACGCCCAGGGTGCCGTCGGTGCGCCGCAACGGCGTGAACGAATCCAGCGGGTGATCGACATGCTGGTGGCGCACCACCAGGCGCTGGCCGAGGCCATGGACAGCGATTTCGGCGGTCGCCCCCAGGGATTCTCGTTAATGAATGATGTGCTGGGCTCTTTGGGCTCGCTCAAACACGCGCGCGACCATCTGGAAGGCTGGATGCAGGACGAGCCTCGGCAAGTCTTCAGTCCCTACGATCATCTCGGCGCCCGCGCCTGGGTGATGTATCAGCCCAAGGGTACGGTGGGTATCCTGGGCACCTGGAACGCGCCGCTGTATACCTTGCTCAGCCCTTTGGCTTCGGCGCTGGCGGCGGGTAACCGGGCGATTCTCAAGCCTTCGGAGGTGGTGCCGCGGACGGCCGCGCTGGTGGCGAAACTGTTCAGCGAGCTGTTCGACCCGCTCGAAGTGGCCGTGGTCACCGGCGGTGCGGACCTGGCCCAGGCCTTCACGGCGCAGCCATTCGATCATCTGGTGTTTACCGGCAGCACGGCCGTGGCCAAATCGGTGATGCGAAACGCAGCCGACAACCTGGTGCCCGTGACCCTGGAACTGGGCGGGAAATCGCCGGTCATCGTCGGGCGCAGCGCCGAGCTGGGGACCGCGGCGTTTCGTATTGCCTTGTCCAAGACCACCAACAGCGGCCAGGTCTGCATCAACCCGGACCTGGTCTATGTGCCGCGTGAGCAACTGGAAAGTTTCCTCGACGTCTTTGCCAGCGTTTACCGCGAATTGATCCCCGAGGTGAGTGACAACCCGGATGTGGTGGCGGTGGTCAACGCCCAGCACCTGGACCGTGTTGAAAACCTGGTTCAGCAAGCCCGGCACGCTGGCGCCAGGGTCGAGAGCCTGCCTCACGCACAGCCGGCCGATCCACAAAACCGCCGTCGTCCGCTGCAACTGGTGATCGACCCGCCTCAAGACAGCCTGATCATGCACGAAGAAATCTTCGGTCCGGCGATGGTGGTGTTGCCCTACGACGACGTCGAGCAGGTCATTGCCCATATAAACGGCCGCCCGCGACCGCTGGCCCTTTACTACTTTGGCGATGATGCCCGGGAGCAGGACCATGTGCTGACGCACACCTTGTCGGGCGGCGTCACCCTCAATGACGTGATGATGCATGCCGCCTTGCATGACGCGCCCTTTGGCGGTGTCGGCGCGTCGGGCATGGGGCACTATCACGGCCGCGAAGGCTTTATCGAGTTCAGCCATCTGCGCACGGTACTCAAGGCCCCGGAACACGATCCACGCCGCGAATGGGGTTTGTTGCCGCCGTACAGTGAGCACTTTCTCGCCGCGATGGTGGCGCAGATCACCCCGGACTGA
- the dmpG gene encoding 4-hydroxy-2-oxovalerate aldolase: MDLHGKKITVHDMCLRDGMHPKRHQITLQQMKDIACGLDAAGVPLIEVTHGDGLGGSSVNYGFPAHSDEEYLSAVIGLMKNAKVSALLLPGIGTVDHLHMAYELGVNTIRVATHCTEADVSEQHIAAARKLGMDTVGFLMMAHMNSPQGLVDQGKLMESYGANCIYITDSAGYLLPHDVSARVSALRAALKPETEIGFHGHHNLSMGVSNSIAAIAAGATRIDAACAGLGAGAGNTPMEVLVAVCDRMGIETGVSVFGIQDVAEDLVVPIMDFPIRSDRDALTMGYAGVYGSFLLFAKRAEKKYGVSAREILVEMGRRGMVGGQEDMIEDTAMTLARQRQASA; encoded by the coding sequence ATGGACCTTCACGGCAAAAAAATCACCGTCCACGACATGTGCCTGCGTGACGGCATGCACCCCAAACGCCACCAGATCACCTTGCAGCAAATGAAAGACATTGCCTGTGGCCTGGACGCCGCCGGCGTACCCTTGATCGAAGTCACCCATGGCGATGGCCTGGGCGGCAGCTCGGTGAACTACGGGTTTCCAGCGCACAGTGACGAGGAATATTTATCGGCCGTCATCGGGCTGATGAAAAACGCCAAGGTCTCGGCGCTGCTGTTGCCGGGTATCGGCACGGTCGATCACCTGCACATGGCTTACGAACTGGGCGTCAATACCATTCGCGTCGCCACCCACTGCACCGAAGCTGACGTTTCCGAGCAGCACATTGCCGCGGCCCGCAAGCTGGGCATGGACACCGTCGGCTTTCTGATGATGGCCCATATGAACAGCCCGCAAGGCCTGGTCGACCAGGGCAAGCTGATGGAAAGCTACGGCGCCAATTGCATCTACATTACAGATTCGGCGGGCTACCTGTTGCCCCATGATGTCAGCGCGCGAGTGAGCGCTTTGCGCGCCGCGCTCAAGCCCGAAACCGAAATCGGCTTTCATGGCCATCACAACCTTTCGATGGGCGTGTCCAACTCGATCGCGGCGATCGCCGCGGGCGCCACCCGCATCGACGCTGCTTGCGCGGGTCTGGGCGCTGGTGCGGGCAATACACCGATGGAAGTGCTGGTTGCCGTCTGCGATCGCATGGGTATCGAAACCGGAGTCAGCGTCTTTGGCATCCAGGACGTTGCCGAGGATCTGGTGGTGCCGATCATGGACTTCCCGATCCGTAGTGACCGCGATGCACTGACCATGGGTTATGCCGGTGTCTACGGCTCGTTCCTGCTGTTCGCCAAGCGTGCCGAGAAAAAGTACGGCGTCTCCGCGCGGGAAATTTTGGTGGAGATGGGCCGGCGCGGCATGGTCGGTGGCCAGGAAGACATGATCGAAGACACCGCCATGACCCTGGCCAGGCAACGCCAAGCCAGCGCCTGA
- a CDS encoding acetaldehyde dehydrogenase (acetylating), which produces MSKKIKCALIGPGNIGTDLLYKLKRSEVLEPVWMVGIDATSEGLARAAAMGLKTTSEGVDGLLPHVLQDGIQIAFDATSAYVHAENSRKLNALGVLMIDLTPAAIGPYCVPPVNLKHNLGLGAMNVNMVTCGGQATIPLVAAVSRVQPVAYAEIIATAASKSVGPGTRKNIDEFTRTTAAAVEQVGGAKKGKAIIIVNPAEPPLIMRDTVHCLTETEPDQAAISASIAAMIEEVQRYVPGYKLVNGPVFDGNRVSIYMEVEGLGDYLPTYAGNLDIMTAAAARTAEMFAEEMLKGALTLGATSTPQPATV; this is translated from the coding sequence ATGAGCAAAAAGATCAAATGCGCCCTCATAGGGCCAGGCAACATCGGCACCGACCTGTTGTACAAACTCAAGCGCAGCGAAGTACTGGAGCCGGTCTGGATGGTGGGTATCGATGCCACCTCCGAAGGTCTGGCCCGCGCCGCAGCAATGGGTCTGAAGACCACCAGCGAAGGCGTCGACGGTCTGCTGCCGCATGTACTGCAAGACGGTATCCAGATCGCCTTCGATGCGACCTCCGCGTACGTGCATGCCGAGAACAGCCGCAAGCTCAACGCCTTGGGCGTATTGATGATCGACCTGACTCCGGCAGCCATCGGTCCCTACTGCGTGCCTCCCGTCAACCTCAAGCACAACCTCGGCCTCGGCGCGATGAACGTCAATATGGTCACGTGCGGCGGCCAGGCGACCATTCCACTGGTAGCCGCTGTGTCCCGCGTGCAACCGGTGGCCTATGCCGAAATCATTGCCACCGCGGCCTCCAAATCGGTGGGCCCGGGCACACGCAAGAACATCGATGAGTTCACCCGCACCACCGCCGCCGCCGTGGAACAGGTCGGCGGGGCGAAAAAAGGCAAGGCGATCATCATCGTCAACCCCGCCGAACCGCCGTTGATCATGCGTGACACCGTGCATTGCCTGACCGAAACCGAGCCCGACCAGGCGGCCATCAGCGCCTCGATCGCGGCCATGATCGAGGAGGTCCAGCGCTATGTGCCCGGTTACAAACTGGTCAACGGTCCGGTGTTCGACGGCAATCGGGTGTCGATCTACATGGAAGTCGAAGGCCTGGGTGACTACCTGCCCACCTATGCCGGCAACCTCGACATCATGACCGCCGCTGCGGCACGCACCGCCGAAATGTTTGCCGAAGAAATGCTCAAGGGCGCGCTGACTCTCGGCGCCACCAGCACCCCACAACCTGCAACCGTCTAA
- a CDS encoding glucose 1-dehydrogenase: MSILQRFNLAGSVAIVTGSGRGIGRAIALAYADAGADVVCSARSLEDIEAVAEEVRSRGRRALALSCDVTDSEQRIALVSNAREQMGRITHLVNNAGGGGPNDPLAMSPEDFEQVMNFNVTAAYALAQQCVPLMREAGGGNIINITSVAARYAQRHFSAYGTAKAALSHLTRLLAQEFAPQIRVNGVAPGPILTDALAGVMPDSMRRTMEANTPLKCLGQPEDIAAAALYLACPASAWVTGKIIDVDGGADSSVWPG; the protein is encoded by the coding sequence ATGAGCATTCTGCAACGCTTCAACCTTGCTGGCAGTGTCGCCATTGTCACCGGCAGCGGCCGTGGCATCGGTCGCGCCATTGCCCTGGCCTACGCCGATGCCGGTGCCGATGTGGTCTGCAGCGCCCGCTCGCTGGAAGACATCGAGGCCGTCGCTGAAGAAGTGCGAAGCCGTGGGCGTCGCGCCCTGGCCTTGAGCTGCGATGTCACCGACAGCGAACAGCGCATTGCACTGGTCAGCAACGCCCGCGAACAGATGGGTCGCATTACCCACCTGGTCAATAACGCCGGCGGTGGCGGCCCCAACGACCCACTGGCGATGAGCCCGGAAGATTTCGAGCAGGTGATGAACTTCAACGTCACCGCCGCCTACGCCCTGGCGCAGCAGTGCGTCCCGCTGATGCGCGAAGCCGGGGGCGGCAACATCATCAATATCACCTCGGTCGCGGCTCGTTATGCCCAGCGTCACTTCAGCGCCTATGGCACTGCCAAAGCTGCACTGAGCCACTTGACGCGCCTGCTGGCACAAGAGTTCGCGCCGCAGATCAGGGTCAATGGAGTGGCACCGGGACCGATCCTCACCGACGCCCTGGCCGGGGTCATGCCCGACAGCATGCGCCGCACGATGGAAGCCAACACCCCGCTCAAGTGCCTGGGCCAGCCTGAAGATATCGCTGCCGCCGCCCTGTATTTGGCCTGCCCCGCCTCCGCGTGGGTCACCGGCAAAATCATTGATGTCGATGGCGGTGCCGATTCCAGTGTCTGGCCGGGTTGA
- a CDS encoding flavin reductase, whose product MATPASFDPQAFRAALGTFTTGVTIVTTQAEDGSPVGITANSFNSVSLNPPLVLWSLSKTARSLPVFSSGGHWNVHVLSTEQESLSGRFARQGEDKFSEIQLDTGISGAPLLQDCTARFQCRTAFQYEGGDHVIFVGEVLAFDHSDRAPLAFQSGQYALAMRKPRSELRLATTPPPPECSYTEDLLGYLLGRSHYQMLFALRRLLKNQQLDEHAFFILSTLCIRDNLTLDEINTFVGYTGHVVSASSMRFLERQNLVAREIDGEEVRYVLTADGREASMQEVALAKAVEEDISTRLGAGDAQALKVLLKRLIATSDPGLPDLWAPR is encoded by the coding sequence ATGGCAACGCCCGCCAGTTTCGACCCTCAAGCGTTTCGCGCCGCGCTCGGCACCTTTACCACAGGGGTGACGATCGTCACCACCCAGGCCGAAGATGGCTCGCCGGTTGGTATCACCGCCAACAGCTTCAATTCGGTCTCGCTCAATCCGCCGCTGGTGCTCTGGAGTTTGTCCAAGACCGCCCGCAGTCTGCCGGTCTTCAGCAGCGGCGGCCACTGGAACGTGCACGTCCTGTCGACCGAGCAAGAGTCATTGTCCGGACGCTTTGCCCGCCAGGGAGAAGACAAGTTTTCCGAAATCCAGCTCGACACCGGGATCAGTGGTGCACCCTTGCTGCAGGACTGCACGGCGCGCTTCCAGTGCCGCACGGCGTTCCAGTATGAAGGTGGCGACCATGTGATCTTCGTCGGCGAAGTGCTCGCCTTCGACCACAGCGACCGTGCGCCGCTGGCCTTCCAGAGCGGCCAATACGCCCTGGCGATGCGCAAGCCACGCAGCGAGCTGCGCCTGGCAACCACCCCGCCACCGCCCGAATGCAGCTACACCGAAGACTTGCTCGGCTACCTGCTCGGCCGCTCGCACTACCAGATGCTGTTTGCGTTGCGACGCCTGCTGAAAAACCAGCAGCTCGATGAGCACGCTTTTTTCATCCTTTCGACCCTGTGCATTCGCGACAACTTGACCCTGGATGAGATCAACACATTCGTCGGCTACACCGGTCATGTGGTCAGTGCTTCGAGCATGCGCTTTCTCGAACGCCAGAACCTGGTGGCCCGAGAGATTGACGGCGAGGAGGTGCGCTATGTGCTGACCGCCGACGGGCGTGAGGCATCGATGCAGGAAGTCGCCTTGGCCAAGGCCGTCGAGGAAGATATTTCCACGCGCCTGGGTGCCGGTGATGCCCAGGCACTCAAGGTGCTGCTCAAGCGCCTGATCGCCACCTCCGACCCAGGCCTGCCGGACCTGTGGGCACCGCGCTGA
- a CDS encoding spinster family MFS transporter: MSSTHPQPTGWRSHGLLFLLAMMYADSFVGRQIIAVMIEPIKREFGASDTAMGLVSGLAFAAVYVLLGLPAGRLADHLPRTRLLAVSCLLWALATVACGLSTSFAMLVIARMAVAVFESPSTSTSMSIIADVYPPHRRSFAISCYTAAPTFSTIIALSVGAWVVDNHGWRSAFVAVALPALVISAVFAFVMRDPARGRFDLSHTHTAHPVQSLLGSARELLAQPAYRCLVLACGITSFSAYAYAMWNASFLVRSHDMPLQYAGILAGLVGGTCAGLGALFSGWLTDRLAVKNPHWQIGIPVIGHLLGGCAMVIYLLWPRDILLYAGTVPVPSAMLWCALTSFFSVWWVGPSFSLLTQLVPAHRRATGVALQTIISTLCGVGIGPLATGLLSDALMPMFAGESLRYALLLISCTLVIAIILLWRTYQHLTLNQTITTSPSSLGTVSAGSDAG; this comes from the coding sequence ATGAGCAGTACGCACCCTCAACCCACTGGCTGGCGCAGCCATGGCCTGCTGTTTCTGCTCGCGATGATGTACGCCGACAGCTTTGTCGGGCGGCAGATCATTGCCGTGATGATCGAACCGATCAAACGGGAGTTCGGCGCCAGCGACACCGCCATGGGCCTGGTCTCCGGCCTGGCCTTTGCGGCGGTCTACGTGCTGCTGGGCTTGCCCGCCGGGCGCCTGGCCGACCACCTGCCGCGCACGCGCCTGCTCGCCGTGTCCTGCCTGTTGTGGGCCTTGGCCACCGTGGCCTGCGGCCTGTCCACAAGCTTTGCGATGCTGGTGATCGCGCGCATGGCCGTGGCCGTGTTCGAGTCTCCGAGCACCTCCACCTCCATGTCGATCATCGCCGATGTCTACCCGCCGCACCGGCGCTCGTTTGCCATCAGTTGCTACACCGCAGCACCGACTTTTTCGACGATCATCGCTCTCAGCGTCGGCGCCTGGGTGGTCGACAACCATGGCTGGCGCAGCGCCTTCGTTGCCGTCGCGCTGCCCGCCCTGGTGATCAGCGCGGTATTTGCCTTCGTGATGCGCGATCCGGCACGAGGTCGGTTTGACCTCAGCCACACGCACACCGCTCACCCGGTGCAAAGCCTGCTGGGCAGCGCCCGCGAGCTGCTGGCCCAACCGGCCTACCGCTGCCTGGTGCTGGCTTGCGGCATCACCAGCTTCAGCGCCTATGCCTACGCCATGTGGAACGCCAGTTTCCTGGTGCGCTCCCACGACATGCCCCTGCAATACGCCGGCATCCTCGCCGGCCTGGTCGGCGGCACTTGCGCCGGACTCGGCGCCCTGTTCAGCGGCTGGCTGACCGACCGCCTGGCGGTGAAGAACCCGCACTGGCAAATCGGCATCCCGGTCATCGGTCATTTGCTCGGCGGCTGCGCGATGGTCATCTACCTGCTCTGGCCTCGCGACATCCTTCTGTACGCTGGCACAGTACCGGTGCCCAGTGCCATGCTCTGGTGCGCCCTGACCAGCTTCTTTTCGGTCTGGTGGGTTGGCCCCTCGTTTTCGCTCCTGACCCAGCTGGTACCGGCGCACCGCCGCGCGACCGGCGTAGCGCTGCAGACCATCATCTCGACCCTGTGTGGCGTCGGCATCGGCCCGCTGGCCACCGGCTTGCTCAGCGATGCCCTGATGCCGATGTTCGCTGGAGAGTCGTTGCGTTACGCCCTGCTGCTGATCAGTTGCACCCTCGTCATTGCGATCATTCTGCTCTGGCGGACCTATCAGCATTTGACACTCAATCAAACCATTACAACATCGCCGTCATCCCTGGGGACGGTATCGGCAGGAAGTGATGCCGGGTGA